The Enhydrobacter sp. sequence CGAGCGGACGGTCCGCCTCGTGATCCCGTTCGCGCCCGCCGGGCCGACCGACATCATCGGCCGCATGGCCGCCGAGAAGCTCACGCCGCTGCTCGGCCAGACCGTGATCGTCGACAACAAGGCGGGCGCCGCGGGCTCGATCGGGGCGATGGAGGTCGTGCACGCCAAGCCGGACGGCTACACGCTCCTGTTCGCGACCTCCTCGACGCACGCCATCAACCCGACGGCCTATGCCAAGCCGCCCTACGATCCGGTCAAGGACTTCACGCCGATCTCCTCGATCTGCGTCAATCCGCTGGTACTGGTCGCGCATCCCTCGATGCCCGACTCGGTGGGCCGCCTCGTCGAGCTGATGAAGAAGAACCCGGGCAAATATTCCTACGCCTCGTCGGGCATCGGCAGCATCCTCCACCTCGCCGGCGAATACTTCAAACGCGAGGTCGGCGGCATGGAGGTCGTGCACGTGCCCTACAAGGGATCGGGTCCGGCGATCCAGGACCTGCTGGCGGGCAACGTCGCCTGGATGTTCGAGACCTTCAGCACCACGCTGCAGCAGCATCGCGCCGGCAAGCTGCGCATCCTGGCCTTCGCGCATTCCGGGCGCGCCGCCGTCGCGCCCGAGATCCCGACCATGACCGAGGCCGGCGTCAAGGGCTACGAGGCCTATACCTTCAACCTGATCCTGGGGCCGGCCGGCACGCCGAAGAACGTGGTCGATACGGTCGACCAGGCGTCGCGCAAGCTGATCAAGGATCCCGGCGCCATCAAGTTCCTGCAGGACATCGCGGCCGTGCCCGCGGCCGACACCTCGCCCGAGCGCACGGCCAAGTTCATCAAGGACGAGCTGGCGAAATGGGCTCCGATCATCCACGCCGCGGGCGTGAAGATCGAGTAGTCGCCATCACCGCGGCATAGGCGTCGGCGTGGCGGGCGGAGCCTCGCCGGGGGTCGGCACGAGCGGCGCCGGCAGCGACGGCGGCGGCGCGCCGCCCGGCACCATGGTGGCGGCGCCCGGCCCGGTTCCATAGCCCTGTCCGGCGCCTTCGCTTGGCGTCATGACGTTGCCCGAGGCTTCGGTGCCGATGCTGCTGATGTAGTAGCCCGCCACCGGGTTGGAGGTCTGGTTCGCCGTCTTGGCCTGGATGTCCACTTCCTGGATGCGCCGGCCGCTCTTGTCGAGGCGGTAACCCTCCGCGTCGAGTTTTACCCCGGCATTGTCGATGATCGCGCCGTCCGGCGCCTTGCGGTACGGTGGCGGCACCTTCTGAAGGGAATAAAGCGGTGTCGGCGTGTTGCAGCCCGCCAAGGCGAGGCCCGCCGCCGCCAGCACCATCAGACGCATCGCCGTCATTCCCTCTCCCCGGTTCGAGGGCGGCATCATAGCCGGAACCACGCTCCCTGAAACCCTGCTCCGTGTCATTCCACGACGGTCCGTCGGGCCGCCTTCTTCACCATCGCGTCGCGCAGCTCGCGGCGCAGGATCTTGCCGATGTTGCTCTTGGGCAGCTCGTTGCGGAACTCGATGTATTTCGGCCGCTTGTAGCCAGTGAACTCGCGCTCGCAGAAGGCCTCGAGCGCCTCGCGCGTGAGCTTGGGATCGCGCTTCACGACGAACAGCATGACCGCCTCGCCCGAGCGTGCATCGGGCACGCCGACGGCGGCGCATTCGGCCACGCCGGGATGGCCGGACACCACGGCCTCGATCTCGTTGGGATAGACCTTGAAGCCCGAGACCACGATCATGTCCTTCTTGCGATCGACGATCTTCACGTAGCCGCGCTGGTCCATCACGCCGATATCGCCCGACTTGAAGAAACCGTCGGCCGTCATGACCTTGGCCGTCTCGTCCGGCCGCCGCCAGTAGCCCTGCATCACCTGCGGGCCGCGGATCGCGATCTCGCCCGGCGCGCCGAGCGGCACCTCCTGTCCCTGATCGTCGAGAATCCTGATCTCGACGCTCGGCATCGGCAGGCCGATGGTGCCGGTATAGGCCTCAGAGTCGGTGGGATTGCAGGTGACGCCGGCCGCCGTCTCGCTGAGCCCGTAGCCCTCGACGATCGGGCAGCCGGTGACGGCGAGCCATTTCTGCGCCACCGCCTCCTGCACCGCCATGCCGCCGCCGTTGGTGATGGCGAGGCCGGAGAAGTCGAGCTTCGCGAAGTCGGCGCGATTGGCCAGCGCATTGAAGAGCGTGTTCACGCCCGGGAAGATGTTGATGCGGTATTTCGCCAGCGTCTTCACCGTGCCCGCGAGATCGCGCGGATCGGGAATGAGGATATTGAGCGCGCCGGTGCGCATGCCCAGGAGCCCGCAGGCGACGAAGGCGAAGACGTGATAGAGCGGCAGGGCGCAGACGATGGTGAACTGGCCGGTGAGCTTCTTTCGCCCGAGGCCGGGCCGCATCCAGGCCTCGGAGGCCAGCAGGTTGGCGACGATCGTGCGATGGAGCAACGTGGCGCCCTTGGCGATGCCGGTCGTGCCGCCGGTATATTGCAGCACCGCGACATCGTCCGGTCCCAGCTCCGGCCGCACGAAGAGCATCGCCTTGCCGGCCGCGATCGCCTGGCCGAACGCGACATGGCCGGGAAGCGCGTAGGTGGGAACCAGCTTGCGCAGCGTGCGCACGGCGAAGTTCACGAGGAGGCCCTTGGGGAAGCCCAGCAGGTCGCCCATGCGGCCCACCACCACGTGCTTCACCGCCGTGTCGCCGGCGGCGAGCGCGGCCTGCAGCGTCGCCGCGAAGTTGTCCAGCACGATCACCGCCTCGGCGCCGGAATCCCCGAGCTGATGCTGGAGCTCGCGCGCCGTATAGAGCGGATTGACGTTCACGGTGATGAAGCCCGCGCGCAGGACCGCCGTCACCGCGACCGGATACTGCAGCACGTTCGGCATCATGATCGCCACCCGCGCGCCCTTGCGCAGGCCGCGGCTCTGCAGCCACGCCGCCAGCGCCTTCGAGAGCGCGTCGACCTCGCCGAACGTGAGCGCCGTGCCCAGGCAGACATAGGCCCTGGCGTCGCGATGCTTGGCGAAGCTTTCCTCGATCAGCGCCACGAGGCTGGGATAGACCGACGGATCGATCTCCGCCGGCACGCCCGGCGGATATTCCTTGAGCCAGAACCGATCCATCCCTCTTCCCGCCTCTGCTCGCCTCGTCCAATCTTATTCTTATATAGTACGTTTCAGGCCGAGCGCCTTTACCGAGGTGCGGCGCTAGCGCTCTCATTGGACCGCGCGCTTCCAGCGCGCTCATGCTTGGCTGATGGAAGAGCGCGCTGGAAGCGCGCGGTCCGCTTGACGTCCCCGCCACTCGAAGGATTCCTGCGTACGGTCGACCTATGATAGCAGTCGTTCCAGCACGCTCTTACCATGGCTGACTCCAAAGGCTGGCATTCCCGAGGTTACCTGCCTCACTTCGACTCACCTGAGGCAGTGCAATTCGTGACCTTCCGGCTCGCCGACAGTCTTCCGCGGTCGGTTGTCGAGTCGCTGCGCACTCAGCCCGATGCCGTTCGGCAGATCGACCGCCGGCTCGACGCCGGGCTGGGGGCATGTTGGCTGGGTCGAGAGGATGTCGCATCGATCGTCCAAGATGCCATCCTGCATTTCGATGGCGACCGCTATCGCCTCCTCGCCTGGTGCATCATGCCCAATCACGCCCACGTCGTCATGGAACCAGCCAGCGGCCATCGCCTGGGGTCTATCGTGCATAGCTGGAAGTCGTTCACCGCCAACGAGGCCAATAAACTCATCGGCCGAACCGGTGCGTTCTGGCACGACGACTATTTCGACCGGTATATGCGCGACGAAGATCATTTGATCCGCACAATCGGATATGTCGAACAGAACCCCGTAAAGGCGGGATTGGTCGACATAGACTCCGACTGGCGCTGGAGTTCGGCGCGCTTCCGACGCGGATTATGAGCGCGCTGGAAGCGCGCGGTCCAATGAAAGACTACCGCCGCTCCAGGCTGCGGCGGATCTCGTCGTAGGATTCCTGCATGCGCTCGTGGATGATGTTGAGCGCGTCGGTGCCGGACTTCTGCACCAGCTCGGCGAGATCGCGCGTGTTCCTGATCGCCGCCTCGAAGGCCTTCTTGGCGAACTCGGCCTGCTTGTTGAAGACCTCCTGCGGCGATCCGGACGGCTCGTAGCTGGCCGCCATCTCCGCCATGTCCTTCATTGCGGCCTCGAAGATCTCGCGCTGCTTGTCAGCGATCGCCGTGGCGCCGCTCGCCACCGCCTGCCACGAGCGGCCCATAGCGTCGATGTTCTTCTGGTGATGCTCCATGATCTTGCCCATGTCGAAGGACGGCACCTGGAGCTGCCGCCAAGCTGTTTGAACATGTCCATGAAATTGCGGGATGCATCGGTCATCGCGACCTCCCTGTCGATCACGGATGAAGCTTCAACCCCTGCTCCAGCGCGTGCAAGGCCAAACCGGCGAGGCCGCCGATCAGGGCGCCGTTGAAGCGGATGTACTGCAGGTCGCGGCCGACCGTGAGCTCGATGCGGCCGATCAGGACGTCTATGTCCCAGTCCTTCACCTGGTCGGCGATGAAGCGGCCGACGCCGCTCTTCTGGCTCTGCACGAACTCGCCCAGCACCTGCACGATGCCGCGGTTGATCTCGGCGCGGATGGCGGGGTCGCGGCCGAGCTGGGCGCCGGCCTCGGTCAGCATGGCCTCGAGCTGGCGGCCGACCTGCGAGTCCGCCGCCGCGGCATCGCGTTCGAGGAAGGCGCGCAGGCTGTCCCAGGCGCCCTCGGCCAGCGTCGCCACCTCGGGCCGGGCCAGCAGGTCGCGCTTGAAGGTCTCGGCGCGGGTCGCGAAGTCCGCCGAGCCGCGCAGCCGCTCGACGAAGCCGCGCACGAACTTGTCGAACTCGACGCGCAGCGGATGGCCCGGATCGGCGCGCGCCTCCGCCACGAAGGCGCCGGTCGAGGCCACGATCTTGCGCAGGAGATAGGCGTCGGCGCGATAGAGGTTGAACAGCGCCGGCAGCTCCTGCCGGATCTTCTCGCGCAGCGCGTCGAGCGTTTCCTGGCTGGTCAGCAGCGTGTCGAGCGCGCCCAGCAGCTCGTTCAGGAGCCGCTGGTGCCGGCCCTTCTCGATCACGGCGCCCAGGAAGCCGGCGGCGAGAGGCGCGACTTCGATCCGCTCCAGCTCGGCGCGCACGCGCTCGCCGAAGAAACGGCGCAATCCCGACTGGTCGATCGCCGTCAGCGCCTGCGGCAGCAGCCGAAGGACGAAGGCCGCGAGCGCCGCGCTGCGCGCCGGATCGCCGAGCCAGGTGGCGATCTGGGCGGCGAAATCGACCTCGCCCAGCTTCCTCTCGACCGCCTCGCGCGCCAGGAAATTGTTCTCGACGAAGCTGCCGAGATTGTCGGCGATGCGCTGGTGGTTGCGCGGGACGATGGCGGTGTGCGGGATCGGCAGCCCCAGCGGCCGGCGGAACAGCGCCACGACGGCGTACCAGTCGGCGAGCCCGCCCACCGTCGCCGCCGAGGCGAACGCGGCCACATAGCCCCAGGCCCAGTGCCCGGCCTCGAAGTGACGCGCCACCAGGAAGAGTGTCGCCGTCGCCGCCAGCACCAGCGTCGCGGCGAGCTTGACGCGCCGCAGAGCGCGGGCCCGTTCGCTATCGCTTGGCGGCTGGGAGGGGGCGCGGTTCATTGCGTCTCGTATATAGTGTGTCCGACGGCAGTCGCGCGGGAGGATAACGTGAAAGTCGGGTTCATCGGCGTCGGCAATATGGGCGGTCCCATGTGCCGCAACATCGTGAAGCGCAGCAACCACGAGGTCACGGTGTTCGACCTCAACGCGGCGGCGGTCAAGAGCTGCACCGACCTCGGCGCGACGGCGGCCAAGTCGGTGGCCGACGTAACGAAGAGCGCCGATGTCGTGATGACGTCGCTCCCCATGCCCCGCGACGTCGAGGCGGTGGCGCTGGGCGACGGCGGCATCCTCGCCCACATCAAGCCCGGCCAGACCTATATCGACCTCAGCACCAACGCGCCTTCGATGGTGAAGAAGATCGGCGCCGCGATGGCGGCCAAGGGCATCGCCATGCTCGACGCGCCGGTGAGCGGCGGGACGGTGGGCGCGGAGGCCGCCACCATCGCCATCATGGTGGGCGGCGACAAGAAAGTGTTCGACGACGCCCTGCCGGTGCTGAAGTCCTTCAGCGCCAACGTGATCCACATGGGGGCGCTCGGCACCGGCACGGTGGCCAAGCTGGTGAACAACATGATGGCCTTCTGCAACGCCGCGGCAGCGGCCGAGGGGCTGATGCTGGGCACAGCCGCCGGCCTCGATCCGGCCAAGCTCGTGCAGGTGATCGCCAACTCGAGCGGCAACTCGAACGTCTTCAAGGCCTTCTCCGAGCGGGCACTCAGCGGCAAGTTCAGCCCGCCCTCCTTCGCGCTCAACCTCGCGCACAAGGACCTGCATCTCGCCATGGAGCTCGCCGATGAGCTGGACGTGCCGCTGCCGCAGGGCTCGGCGACGCACAACCTGCAGCGCATGGCCCGCCACATGGGCTTCGGCGGCGACGACAGCTCCTCGATCCTGCGCGTCTACGAGAAGGTGCTGGGGCGCGCGATCAAGCCGTAGCCGCCTCTCCCGAGAGACGCCGCAGGAACGGCGGCAGCGGGCGGCCCTGCGAGCGGAGGTGGCGACGACCCGAACGCGTTAAACTATAGTTGACGGCCGGAGAAACTATAGTTTACCTTCGAACATGATCGAAGTCCTCCAGACCGAAACGTTTCGCCGCTGGATGGACCACCTCGACGACGCCGTCGCCGAGACGCGTATTCTCGCTCGCATCAAGCGGGCGCAATTCGGCAACCTGGGCGACTGGAAGTCGGTCGGCGGTGGCGTGAGCGAAATGCGGATCGATCACGGTGCCGGCTATCGGGTTTATTTCACGCGGCGCGGCGACAAGCTGATCGTGCTGTTGGCCGGCGGGACGAAGCGGACGCAGACCGCCGACATCGCCAGGGCGCAGCAGATTGCGAAGCAGGTCTGACGGAGGAGGGAGAAAGCGATGGTCAAGCTGACGAAGTTCGACGCAGCGGAATACCTCAGGAGCCCCCGACACATGGCGCTCTATCTCGACGCCTGTCTCCGGGAAGGCGGCGACGATCCGGCATTCATCGCCTCCGCTCTCGGCGACATCGCCCGAGCCCGCGGTATCAACTATATAGCTGCGGAGGCTGGCATGACCAAGGCCGGCCTCTACAAGGCGTTGAGCAAGAGGGGAAACCCGTCCTTCGGCGCCATCCTCAAGGTCGTCCGTGCGATGGGGCTCGAGCTTCATGTAACCGTCCAGAAGCGCGCCGCCTAACACAGCACCACATCGGTCTGCCCGGCATTTGTTATCGGTATTTCCGTGCGATCCCGCGAACGTGTCGCAGGCCCGCGAGGACGACGTGTCGAGGATACCGATGCTTCGTGCCGCCTAGGCCGACATGACCTTCGCCAGGAATTCCGGCAGCGGGCGGCCCTGCGAGCGGAGATAGCGGGCCATCGCACCCGCCACCTTCGCGACCGCCGGGCGCGCGCTCATGCGATCGCGCCAGCGCTGCAGCCTTGGATGTGCCTCGGCCATGGGCGCGGTCATCCGCGCGCCGAAGAGCTGCGCCATGTAGAAGGCGATGTCGGCATAGGAGTAGCTGCCGGCGAGCCAGTCCCGCTCGCCGATCAGCCGCTCCATCTCGTCGTAGCAGGCCGTCGCCGCGGCACGCGCCTCGACGGCCAGCGGATCGTCGGGCGTGGCCTGAAGGCCCATCAGGCGGATGATGTGCGGGAAATAGACTTCGTCCGACTTGTGCTCCAGAAGGCGCGCCCGTGCCTTCGCCTTGGCGTCGGGCGGCCACAGCGCCGGCTCGGGCTTCAGGGTCTCGAGGTACTCGAAGATCTGCGTCGAATCGAAGATCTCGAGGTCGCCGTCCACCAGCACCGGCACCTGGCGCTTGGGATTGATGCGCACGACCTCGGGGTGCTTGGGCTGATAGAGCGTCTTCATTTCGAACGGCACCATCACCAGCTCGAAGTCGATGCCCTTCTCGTGCGCTGCGATCTCCGCCTTGGCGCCGAACATGCTGAGCGGACCGGAATAGAGTCTCATGGCGAAGAAGGTCCCGTCGTCCCGACCGAAGCCGACGGGGTACTTAGCACAAACATGTTGGGACGGCCCGGGCTGCCGGCGGAATATTCGTGGCAGGAATGGTCATGTTCTACATCGTCACGAACATCGCGAGCGCGGCGGCGGCCATCATGGCGGTGGTGATCCAGCCGAAAATCCGCTGCAGGCGCGTCGCCGTGAACTTGCCCATCCGCTTCGCGCTCGACGCCACGATCATCATCGCGACCAGGATCGGCACGGTGATCACGCCGTTCACGACGGCGCTCCACACCAGCGCCTCGATCGGATCGAGCGGCGAGGCCTCGACCGCGATGCCGACCAGAATCGAGATGGCGATCACGGTGTAGAAGGCACGCGCCTCGCCGAGCTTGCGCTCCAGCCCGATCGGCCAGCCGCGCACCTCGCCCATGGCATAGGCGGTCGAGCCCGCCAGCACCGGCACCGCCAGCAGCCCGGTGCCGATGATGCCGAGGCTGAACAGCAGGAAGGCGGCGTCGCCTGCGATCGGGCGCAGCGCGGCGGCCGCCTGCTCCGAGCTCTGGATGTCGGTCTGGCCGTTCGCGTGGAGCGTCATGGCCGTCGTCAGGATGATGAAGAACGCGACGATGTTGGAGACCGCCATCCCGGCCATGGTCTCCCAGCCGATGCGGCTCAGCTCGCCGTCCGCCTTGTCGGGACGGTCGATCAGCGGCTCGGCCTTCGCCGCCTGCTCGTCCTCGACCTCCTGCGAGCTTTGCCAGAAGAAGAGATAGGGGCTGATGGTGGTGCCGAACACGGCGACGATCAGCATGTAGGATTCGCCGCTGAGATCGAAGCGTGGCAGCAGCGCTCCCACCGCCACCGCGTGCCAGTCGATCTTCACCGTGAAGACGACGCCGACATAGGCGAACAGCGAGAAGGTGAGCCAGCGCAGGACCGCGACGTATTGATGGTAGGGAATGAACACGACGGCAGCCAGCATGCCCAGGGCGAAGGCCAGCGTGTAGAGATGCCGGCTGCCGCCCGCCATCAGGTTGACGGCCGCGCCCATGGCGGAGAGATCGGCGCCGATATTGATAGTGTTGGCGAGGAACAGGAGGGCCACGAGGCCGGTCACGACCGGGCGCGGGAAGACAGCCAGCATGTTGGCGGCGAGCCCGTGGCCGGTGACCCGGCCGATGCGCGCGCTCACCGACTGCACGGCGACCATCATCGGCCAGGTGAGCACCACCGTCCAAAGCAGCCCGACGCCCTGCTGCGCCCCGGCCTGCGAATAGGTGGCGATGCCGCTCGGATCGTCGTCGGCGGCGCCGGTGATGACGCCCGGGCCGAGGCGCCGGGAGAGGTTCTGCAGGGGCACGGCGAACGGGAACGAGGGCCTCACGGTCGAGGTTCCGTCAGAGGGCGCGAAACGGCTTCGGGCCGTCGAACGCGCCGACATAGCTCATATGGGTGACGAGACCGCCGCCGGTCCAGAGATGCAGCGCGATCGCCGGCGGCTCCATCATCATGGAAAGCGGGGCGCCGGCCTGCAGATCGAGCGTCGCCTGGTGCGCCGTGCTGGGCGCGATCGAGGCCAGGCTGCCGGCCCAGCGCCGCTGGATCGGCCGGTGGACGTGCCCGCAGGTCACGCGCTCGATATTGCCGTGGCGGCGCACGAGGTCGGCGAGGGCGGCGTCGCCCTCGTTCAGGCGGAAACGATCGAACGCCTCGATGCCGCAGTCGAACGGCGGATGGTGCAGGAAGAGGAGCGTCGGCACCTCGGGCCGCTCGTCGAGGCGCGCCGCGAGCCAGCCCAGCCGCTCCCCGCACAGCGCGCCATAAGGCTTGCCCGGCACCAGCGTGTCGAGGCCGATCAGGCGCAGCGGCAGTCCCTCCACCGCGTACTGCAGGAAGCCTTCCTTCGGCAGGTAGCCCCGATCGGCGAAGGCCGCGCGCAAGGGCTCGCGTGCATCGTGGTTGCCGGGAATGACGTAGACCGGCATCGGCAACGGCGCCAGCAGGCGGCGCAGGCGTTGATATTCCTCGGGCGTGCCGCCGTCGACGAGATCGCCCGTGGCGATCACGACGTCGGGCCGCGGCTCGAGGCCGAGGACGTGCGCCACCGCGCGCTCGAGGTATCCCGCCGTGTCGATGCGCTTGTAGAGCAGCGTGCCCTCGGCGGTCACATGCATGTCGGAAATCTGCGCGATCAGCATCGCCCTACCCTCTGAACCCGTTGACGATCGGATAGCGCCGCTCGCGGCTGATGATCCGCGAGGTGATCTTGACCCCGGGCGGCGCCTGCCGGCGCTTGTACTCGGCATTCTCCAGGAGCCGCCAGACCCGATCGACCGTCGCCCTGTCGTAGCCCTCGGCCGCCAGCTCCTCCGCCGACAGGTCGCGCTCGATCAGGCCGCGCAAAATGGCGTCCAGCACGGGATAGGGCGGCAGGGAATCGGAGTCCTTCTGGTCGGGCTTCAATTCGGCCGAGGGCGGCTTGGTGAGGATGCGCTCGGGGACCACGCGGCCCGGGCGGCCGAGCGCGCCGTCCGGCAGGTGCTTGTTGCGCCAGGCGCAGAGCTCGAACACCGTGGTCTTGTAGACGTCCTTCAGGACGTTGTAGCCGCCGCACATGTCGCCGTAGAGCGTGGCGTAGCCCACCGCCATCTCCGACTTGTTGCCGGTGGTCACCACCATGCCGCCGAGCTTGTTGGAGACCGCCATCAGCGTGACGCCGCGGGCGCGACTCTGGATGTTCTCCTCGGTCACGTCGGACGGACGGTTGCCGAACAGCGGCCGCAGCATGGCGCTGAAGGCCTCCATCGCCGGCTCAATGCCGACGATCTCGTATTTGACGCCGATCGCCTCGGCGCACGCCCTGGCGTCCTCCAGCGAGTCGCGGCTGGTGTAGGGCGAGGGCATCATCAGCGTCCGCACGCGCTCCGGGCCCAGCGCGTCCGCCGCCACCGCCGCCGTCAGCGCCGAATCGACGCCGCCCGAGAGGCCGATCACGACCGAGGGGAAGCCGGTCTTGTTCACGTAGTCACGCAGGCCCAGCATCATCGCCTGGTAGATCGACTCCAGCTCGCCGAGCTCGGGCGCGATCCGCCCCGGCAGGCAGTCCCAGCCGTTCGCGCCGCGCCGGAATTCGACCGTCGCCACCTCCTCCTTGAAAGAGGCCAGCTTGGCCTTGAGCAGGCGGTCGGCGCCGATCACGAACGAGCCGCCATCGTAGACCACCTCGTCCTGGCCCCCCACCTGGTTGACATAGGCGAAGGGCAGGCCGCTTTCGATCACGCGCTCGACGCCGTGCTGCACGCGCAGGTCGGTCTTGCCGACCTCGTAGGGCGAGCCGTTGGGCACCAGCAGGATCTCGCCGCCGGTCTCGGAAATGCACTCGACGACGTCGGGGGTCCAGACATCCTCGCAGATCGGCACGCCGATGCGCACGCCGTCGAACACCAGCGGCCCCGGCATGGGGCCCGGCGAGAAAACGCGCTTGTCGTCGAACACGCCGTAGTTCGGCAGGTCGACCTTGAAGCGCTTGCCGACG is a genomic window containing:
- a CDS encoding tripartite tricarboxylate transporter substrate binding protein, with product MKRRHLLAAGLGTLAAPRLVRADARYPERTVRLVIPFAPAGPTDIIGRMAAEKLTPLLGQTVIVDNKAGAAGSIGAMEVVHAKPDGYTLLFATSSTHAINPTAYAKPPYDPVKDFTPISSICVNPLVLVAHPSMPDSVGRLVELMKKNPGKYSYASSGIGSILHLAGEYFKREVGGMEVVHVPYKGSGPAIQDLLAGNVAWMFETFSTTLQQHRAGKLRILAFAHSGRAAVAPEIPTMTEAGVKGYEAYTFNLILGPAGTPKNVVDTVDQASRKLIKDPGAIKFLQDIAAVPAADTSPERTAKFIKDELAKWAPIIHAAGVKIE
- a CDS encoding long-chain-fatty-acid--CoA ligase; this encodes MDRFWLKEYPPGVPAEIDPSVYPSLVALIEESFAKHRDARAYVCLGTALTFGEVDALSKALAAWLQSRGLRKGARVAIMMPNVLQYPVAVTAVLRAGFITVNVNPLYTARELQHQLGDSGAEAVIVLDNFAATLQAALAAGDTAVKHVVVGRMGDLLGFPKGLLVNFAVRTLRKLVPTYALPGHVAFGQAIAAGKAMLFVRPELGPDDVAVLQYTGGTTGIAKGATLLHRTIVANLLASEAWMRPGLGRKKLTGQFTIVCALPLYHVFAFVACGLLGMRTGALNILIPDPRDLAGTVKTLAKYRINIFPGVNTLFNALANRADFAKLDFSGLAITNGGGMAVQEAVAQKWLAVTGCPIVEGYGLSETAAGVTCNPTDSEAYTGTIGLPMPSVEIRILDDQGQEVPLGAPGEIAIRGPQVMQGYWRRPDETAKVMTADGFFKSGDIGVMDQRGYVKIVDRKKDMIVVSGFKVYPNEIEAVVSGHPGVAECAAVGVPDARSGEAVMLFVVKRDPKLTREALEAFCEREFTGYKRPKYIEFRNELPKSNIGKILRRELRDAMVKKAARRTVVE
- a CDS encoding transposase, with translation MTFRLADSLPRSVVESLRTQPDAVRQIDRRLDAGLGACWLGREDVASIVQDAILHFDGDRYRLLAWCIMPNHAHVVMEPASGHRLGSIVHSWKSFTANEANKLIGRTGAFWHDDYFDRYMRDEDHLIRTIGYVEQNPVKAGLVDIDSDWRWSSARFRRGL
- the phaP gene encoding TIGR01841 family phasin (Members of this family are phasins (small proteins associated with inclusions such as PHA granules). Note that several different families of phasins have been named PhaP despite very little sequence similarity to each other.), producing the protein MPSFDMGKIMEHHQKNIDAMGRSWQAVASGATAIADKQREIFEAAMKDMAEMAASYEPSGSPQEVFNKQAEFAKKAFEAAIRNTRDLAELVQKSGTDALNIIHERMQESYDEIRRSLERR
- a CDS encoding DUF445 family protein, with the protein product MNRAPSQPPSDSERARALRRVKLAATLVLAATATLFLVARHFEAGHWAWGYVAAFASAATVGGLADWYAVVALFRRPLGLPIPHTAIVPRNHQRIADNLGSFVENNFLAREAVERKLGEVDFAAQIATWLGDPARSAALAAFVLRLLPQALTAIDQSGLRRFFGERVRAELERIEVAPLAAGFLGAVIEKGRHQRLLNELLGALDTLLTSQETLDALREKIRQELPALFNLYRADAYLLRKIVASTGAFVAEARADPGHPLRVEFDKFVRGFVERLRGSADFATRAETFKRDLLARPEVATLAEGAWDSLRAFLERDAAAADSQVGRQLEAMLTEAGAQLGRDPAIRAEINRGIVQVLGEFVQSQKSGVGRFIADQVKDWDIDVLIGRIELTVGRDLQYIRFNGALIGGLAGLALHALEQGLKLHP
- a CDS encoding NAD(P)-dependent oxidoreductase; amino-acid sequence: MKVGFIGVGNMGGPMCRNIVKRSNHEVTVFDLNAAAVKSCTDLGATAAKSVADVTKSADVVMTSLPMPRDVEAVALGDGGILAHIKPGQTYIDLSTNAPSMVKKIGAAMAAKGIAMLDAPVSGGTVGAEAATIAIMVGGDKKVFDDALPVLKSFSANVIHMGALGTGTVAKLVNNMMAFCNAAAAAEGLMLGTAAGLDPAKLVQVIANSSGNSNVFKAFSERALSGKFSPPSFALNLAHKDLHLAMELADELDVPLPQGSATHNLQRMARHMGFGGDDSSSILRVYEKVLGRAIKP
- a CDS encoding type II toxin-antitoxin system RelE/ParE family toxin — its product is MIEVLQTETFRRWMDHLDDAVAETRILARIKRAQFGNLGDWKSVGGGVSEMRIDHGAGYRVYFTRRGDKLIVLLAGGTKRTQTADIARAQQIAKQV
- a CDS encoding addiction module antidote protein, translated to MVKLTKFDAAEYLRSPRHMALYLDACLREGGDDPAFIASALGDIARARGINYIAAEAGMTKAGLYKALSKRGNPSFGAILKVVRAMGLELHVTVQKRAA
- a CDS encoding glutathione S-transferase family protein codes for the protein MRLYSGPLSMFGAKAEIAAHEKGIDFELVMVPFEMKTLYQPKHPEVVRINPKRQVPVLVDGDLEIFDSTQIFEYLETLKPEPALWPPDAKAKARARLLEHKSDEVYFPHIIRLMGLQATPDDPLAVEARAAATACYDEMERLIGERDWLAGSYSYADIAFYMAQLFGARMTAPMAEAHPRLQRWRDRMSARPAVAKVAGAMARYLRSQGRPLPEFLAKVMSA
- a CDS encoding divalent metal cation transporter, which produces MRPSFPFAVPLQNLSRRLGPGVITGAADDDPSGIATYSQAGAQQGVGLLWTVVLTWPMMVAVQSVSARIGRVTGHGLAANMLAVFPRPVVTGLVALLFLANTINIGADLSAMGAAVNLMAGGSRHLYTLAFALGMLAAVVFIPYHQYVAVLRWLTFSLFAYVGVVFTVKIDWHAVAVGALLPRFDLSGESYMLIVAVFGTTISPYLFFWQSSQEVEDEQAAKAEPLIDRPDKADGELSRIGWETMAGMAVSNIVAFFIILTTAMTLHANGQTDIQSSEQAAAALRPIAGDAAFLLFSLGIIGTGLLAVPVLAGSTAYAMGEVRGWPIGLERKLGEARAFYTVIAISILVGIAVEASPLDPIEALVWSAVVNGVITVPILVAMMIVASSAKRMGKFTATRLQRIFGWITTAMMAAAALAMFVTM
- a CDS encoding phosphodiesterase, producing MLIAQISDMHVTAEGTLLYKRIDTAGYLERAVAHVLGLEPRPDVVIATGDLVDGGTPEEYQRLRRLLAPLPMPVYVIPGNHDAREPLRAAFADRGYLPKEGFLQYAVEGLPLRLIGLDTLVPGKPYGALCGERLGWLAARLDERPEVPTLLFLHHPPFDCGIEAFDRFRLNEGDAALADLVRRHGNIERVTCGHVHRPIQRRWAGSLASIAPSTAHQATLDLQAGAPLSMMMEPPAIALHLWTGGGLVTHMSYVGAFDGPKPFRAL